Within Paenibacillus albicereus, the genomic segment TCGAGGGCTTCGATTTGTCCGAGGACATGCTTGCGGCTTGCCGGGAGAAGGCGCTGCGGATGGGCTTGCGGCCGAAGCTTAGCCGGCAGAGCTTGGAGGAATTTCGGAGCGGGAGCAAGTACGGCCTGATCCTCATTCCGTTCGGATCGTTCTCGCTGCTGCCGGAGGACCTCGTCGATGCCAGTCTGAGGCGGCTGAACGACGTGCTGGAAGTCGACGGGAAGCTGCTGCTCACCATTGTGCTCAAGCAAGGGGAACCGGAGGCCAGCTCGGATGAGTCCATCCTGAAGAACGAGTTCGAGGATGAGACGATCATGCAGCGCAAGCGGACCGAGTACGATCCCGAGCGGAGCGTATTGCACACCCGGCTTCTTTACGAGCTTCGCCGGGATGGAATTACCCTGCAGCGGGAGCAAATGGACTACTCTCTTCGTTTGTATGCCAAGGACGAGTTTCAGCAGCGGCTTTATGCCAACGGCTTCGGCCAGGTGACCGTCCACGAGGTGAAGGACGGGTATGGTCCGGGAGCGGATTGTCATGTGTTCGAGTGCCTCAAGAGCGGATAGCTGCAAGCTGGCTGGCGATGCAGCTGAAGCTTGCGCTATCGATTCTCTTCCTGGATGGGGAGCCACCAAAAAATAGCCGACGCCTACGGGCCTGCGGCTATTTGCTGTTTCCGTCCACGCTCTCCATACATAAAGGGATTCATTATGGACTTGTTTCA encodes:
- a CDS encoding class I SAM-dependent methyltransferase, with amino-acid sequence MKSSYYGELCTKMYESDKSMAEGAELDFFLAFAGKEGLRVLEPMCGNGRMLLPLLQRGIDIEGFDLSEDMLAACREKALRMGLRPKLSRQSLEEFRSGSKYGLILIPFGSFSLLPEDLVDASLRRLNDVLEVDGKLLLTIVLKQGEPEASSDESILKNEFEDETIMQRKRTEYDPERSVLHTRLLYELRRDGITLQREQMDYSLRLYAKDEFQQRLYANGFGQVTVHEVKDGYGPGADCHVFECLKSG